The DNA segment TCCAACAATACCTTTGCCCCTTTCAACACCGCCTGCTCATCAATTACCGGTGGATTTTCCATGACCGAAGCAACAAGCCTGCTGTTTCCGCCTGTTCCGATAATTCTTACCGTATTCTCTTGCAACTCATCAGAAAGGAAACGGTGAACACGGGAAAGCAGCCCTTCAACCTGTTTGACACACCCCCAGAATACCCCGCTTTGCATACAATCGGCTGTTGACTTTCCAAGAAGCGGTATCGGCTCCTCCGTTATTTCTACCAAAGGAAGCTTCGCCGTACGATCATGCAGCACTGCGGTCATCAGGTCGAGCCCGGGCAAAATCATCCCGCCAAGATAAACACCTCGTGAGCTTACAACATCGAAGGTAATGGCTGTTCCGATATCAAGAGCGATAATAGCTTTATCTGGCCAGCTTCTACAACTCAACGCGCAAAGAGCCAGCCGATCGGCACCTAGAGTATGCGGGGGATCGTAATCAAGCGCAAACGGCAAGGATAACGAACTGTTGATCTCCACAACCTTTCCGGAGAGAGTGCTCGCCAGGATACTTAAAAACAGCTCACCGACAGAGGGAACAACACTACAGACAGCGGCATGGTAAACGGAAGGATGGTTGTTGAGAATCCTTCTGGTCTGATCCAGAACCTCTTTCCTGCCCTCGAGTTTTTCTGTCTGGATTGTATAAGTCGCAATACACTGCTCTCCTTCAAAAACCGCACAGTCTGTAACAGAGTTGCCTATTTCTATAATCAAAACGACCATCATTGACAAAGATACCACCGAAGGAGGCTGCTCAGCGCTCAAACGGAACGTTGGTAAGAACGGACAACTCGTCGAGCATTTTCTCGAAACCCGGCAGGTTTTTTGTAACGAAAACAGAATCCTTTGTTTGACCGGTCTCGGAAACCACAAAATATTTCGATGGGGGATTGAAGGTGACAGGTTCTTTATAGATCCTGACGATATCGCTTAGAGCAAAATTTTTATCAACACCTCTCCGATAGTTGTACGAAAGTGTATTCTCATCAAGCGTTATAACATCCCCTGCCTGTCCATGCTCGGCAATAAAACGTGTGTTGTACGCTTGAGGAATGGCGAATGAAACCGTTGTCAACAAAAGAAGAACCGTACTTTTCCACAAACACCCCAGGTCGATACCATAACTGAACTTGCCGAACCTGAAAAAAACACCCCAGCCGACAGCAAGCAGCGAAAGCCCTAAAAGCCAGGTAAAAAAATAATAGCTGTCAAGCCACCACGTGGGGTAGGTTAATGGATATTGAAAAACCTGCTGCATTATATTCTTTTTCTGAAACCTTTTATTAAAGCCATAAAAAATAAAGGTTTTTAACCTGTAGTTTACAATAAAACGATATTTCAGCAATTCTCTCAAACAAAAGCATGCACAACCATGAAATCATTCCACAAAGAGCTCTGGATGAACGTACCTGACCGGATGGGATTCGTGAACATTACCCGGAACGTCGAGCAGGCGCTTTCTGAAAGTGGCATCAGTGAAGGTCTTTGTCTTGTCAACGCAATGCATATTACCGCTTCGGTGTTCATCAACGATGACGAACCTGGGCTTCATAGTGACTACAAACGATGGCTCGAAGAACTGGCACCTCATGAACCGCTCAGTCTTTATCGGCATAACCTGACAGGCGAAGACAACGGTGACGCACATCATAAACGCCAGATCATGGGAAGAGAGGTTGTTGTCGCTGTAACCCGGGGAGAACTGCATTTTGGCCCATGGGAGCAGATTTTTTATGGCGAGTTCGATGGAAGAAGAAGAAAAAGACTGCTGATTAAAATAATAGGGGAATGAGAATGGTCGGTTGACAGCACGGCCAGTTAACAGAAAAGCTTTCTGGAAAACAAGGAGTCAAGCAAAAAAAGAGGCTCTCTCGAAAGAACTGCTTCACGACTATCGATCACCATGCATACGTTTCCGGTAGAGAGTCATGCCGCACTTGATGCGGCATCCATACTGACTTTCTTTGAAAGATGGATCCCCGGGTCAAGCCCGAGGATGACTATGTAAAAAAAATTGTATGACTAATGAGACAGCCCCGTTATTTTAGTGTTCGAAAAGCATTTCCGAGTAAGTCGGCAGCTCCCATTTATCCCTGTCCACCATAAACTCGAGTTTGTCAGCAACTTCGCGGACTTTGTCCATAGCTGGCAAAACGACATCGGCAGAGTAATCCGCCATGTCGAATCCTTCTTCCAGAGTATCCATCTTTTCGATGACCGCGTCAAGCTCGGCAGTCAAGTCGATAACTGCCCCAAGGCTTTCGGCGAGTTCCTTGAGATGACCGCCCTGGCTTTTAAGGGTTTTACCCGATACCCCGACCCTCTCGGCAGCATCCACCAGTGCGTTGAAGGAAATGGCAATTTCTCCCTGATACTCCGAAACATTCGGAATAACGAAGGTCTTGAGCATCAGTTGCAAGGTTCTTGCCTCGATATCGATACCCTTGACGTAACGCTCGAGACGAGTGTTGAGCCTTGCGTCAAGTTCTTCCTGTGACAAAACGGAATACTTGACAAACATCTCACGTGTATCGCTGTCACGCAGCACCCGCATAGCCTGCGGCGTGTTTTTAAGATTCGGAAGCGCTCTGTCAGCCGCAGCTTGCTGTAAGTTTTCACTGTAGTTATCGCCCTGGTAACGAACAGGTTTGGTTGCAGCGATCTCGGCACGAAGAACTTCCTGAATCGCCGCGTCCTTGTCAACTCCGGAATCGATCTTGCTTTGAATCTCATCTGCAAGCTCATCCATTGCTTCAGCCATAAGTGTGTTCAGCACCATGTTCGGCACCGAAATAGGCTGGGAAGAACCTACCGCGCGGAACTCGAATTTGTTTCCGGTAAACGCGAACGGTGATGTACGGTTACGATCGGTATAATCCTTGTTCAGGACCGGCAGATGAGCAAGGCCGAGGTTAAGCACCTGTTTTTCGGTTGCGAAATCAACTTTGCCACTCTCGATAGCGTCAAGCACCTTTTCAAGCAGTTCACCGAGGAAAACCGTCACAACAGCCGGTGGGGCTTCGTTTGCACCAAGACGGTGGTCATTGCCTATACTGGCAATTGAAGCTCTCAGAACACCTGCACGTTTGTAAACACCTTTCAGAACGGCAACAAGGAACACAAGGAACTGTATATTCGATTCAGGAGTATCCCCGGGCTCGAGCAGGTTCATGCCTTCAGCTGTTCCGATCGACCAGTTGTTGTGTTTACCTGAACCGTTTATACCTGCAAAAGGCTTCTCATGCATGAGAAGTGCGAAACCTTTCCTTTCGGCAACTCTTCGCATCACTTCCATAACAAGCAGATTATGATCCGCCGCAATGTTCGCACGCTCGAAAATCGGAGCGATTTCAAACTGATGCGGAGCGACTTCGTTATGACGGGTTTTTGCGGGAATACCCAATAGATAGAGCTCTTCTTCAACCTCTTGCATGAACTCGAGAACCCTGTTTGGAATGGCACCGAAATAATGATCTTCAAGCTGCTGGCCTTTCGGAGGCATAGCACCAAGAAGCGTGCGCCCGCTCATCACCAGATCGGGACGCATCGAGTAAAACTTGCGGTCAACAAGAAAGTACTCCTGCTCCGCCCCCGCATAGGTATTGACACGGCTGATGCCGGCCACACCAAGAATACCGAGCAGTTTGATCGCTGATTTGCTGACGGCATCCATGGAACGAAGCAGTGGTGTTTTTTCATCGAGTGCTTCACCATGGTAGGAGATAAAGACCGTTGGAATACAGAGCGTCAGCCCTTTACCGCCTTTCATGAGAAAAGCCGGGCTTGTCGGATCCCAGGCTGTATAGCCGCGCGCCTCGAAAGTAGTTCTCATACCTCCTGAAGGAAAACTCGATGCATCGGGTTCGCCCTGAATGAGCTGTCCACCCGAAAAGCGCTCGATAGGAGTTCCATCCTTATCAAAAGTCAAAAACGCATCATGCTTCTCTGCTGTCGCACCTGTCATTGGCTGAAACCAATGGGTATAGTGGGTAGCCCCGCTTTCCATAGCCCATTCTTTCATGCCGTGAGCAACAGCTCCGGCAATTTCCTCGGAAAGCTTATTACCGGTTTGTATGGTTTTCTGCAATGCTCGATAAACCTCTTTTGGAAGTTTTTTTCGCATCGCCTTGTGATCAAAAGTCAAAGCACCGAAATACGATGATACCGCATTTTTGTTATTGTTTTCCAACAGCTCCTCCTTTATGGTTTTTATGGTTTCTGTTTTACTTTCTTGATTTTTTTTCATCAAATACAGCCAGAACCTGCCTATCCTGCAAGTTCCTGCGGACGATATCGGAACTGATCTTCGTATTTCTCTTTATCTGTGATAAAACAAAGCTTGTGTTGGTCCCGAGCACCCCGGGCCAGCTCTGCACCCTTGAAAGAAGTTGTTCAAGCGATTCGGTATTATGTGTCATGACCCGCAAAATGTGCGAACCTTCTCCGGTTACGGCATAGCACTCCATAATCTCTTCCTCACGGAGCACATGTTCCATAAAGGACTTGTAATGCTTGGATGAATCAACTCTTGCCCAAACAAACGCCTGGATATCAAACCCCAAACGCCTCTCATCCACTTGGGTCGTAAACTTCTTGATAATTCCTTTTTTCTGAAGTTTATCGAGACGCTCGCTGACTGAAGGGATCGACAAACCAACAATTTCAGCCAATTCGCTCAGTCTTATACGACCATTATCACCGAGCGCTTCAACAATTTTCAAATCGATAAGATCAATGTGACCCGACATAAACCTACAATTTTGTATTTGTTCACCACAACGTTACAAAAATAATAAGATTATTACAAACAATATCTAAAATTATCACTAACAAGTCGCGATGAACCTAAAAAAATAAGGACACAACTTTTCTGTCCCGCTGATTTGGATACTATTGCAAGATCTTATATTTCTTTCTGGATTTCCAGAAAAATGCGTAACTATTTCCTTGCTTCACTCTTATAGATCTTTACCATAGCGGCACGCACTCGAAAATTTCAGGGGATTCGTACAATACCCCGAAAAAAACGTTCACTCATGATTGAACTTGAACCTGACGAAAAGCATAACGACCATGGCACATCCGCTCAAAACCGGGAAAGAAGTGATATGGGAACTACGCGCCCTCCTGCGATTGATGATTTACGGTTTTTCGTAAAAGGCTCCCTCTCCCTTTTCGCAAAATTTGTCCATGACGTCGATTGGTTTTTGACGAAAATCAAATCCGGTGACAGATCCTGAAAAAGAATA comes from the Prosthecochloris marina genome and includes:
- a CDS encoding type III pantothenate kinase, with product MVSLSMMVVLIIEIGNSVTDCAVFEGEQCIATYTIQTEKLEGRKEVLDQTRRILNNHPSVYHAAVCSVVPSVGELFLSILASTLSGKVVEINSSLSLPFALDYDPPHTLGADRLALCALSCRSWPDKAIIALDIGTAITFDVVSSRGVYLGGMILPGLDLMTAVLHDRTAKLPLVEITEEPIPLLGKSTADCMQSGVFWGCVKQVEGLLSRVHRFLSDELQENTVRIIGTGGNSRLVASVMENPPVIDEQAVLKGAKVLLDMNL
- a CDS encoding secondary thiamine-phosphate synthase enzyme YjbQ → MKSFHKELWMNVPDRMGFVNITRNVEQALSESGISEGLCLVNAMHITASVFINDDEPGLHSDYKRWLEELAPHEPLSLYRHNLTGEDNGDAHHKRQIMGREVVVAVTRGELHFGPWEQIFYGEFDGRRRKRLLIKIIGE
- a CDS encoding glutamine synthetase III, coding for MKKNQESKTETIKTIKEELLENNNKNAVSSYFGALTFDHKAMRKKLPKEVYRALQKTIQTGNKLSEEIAGAVAHGMKEWAMESGATHYTHWFQPMTGATAEKHDAFLTFDKDGTPIERFSGGQLIQGEPDASSFPSGGMRTTFEARGYTAWDPTSPAFLMKGGKGLTLCIPTVFISYHGEALDEKTPLLRSMDAVSKSAIKLLGILGVAGISRVNTYAGAEQEYFLVDRKFYSMRPDLVMSGRTLLGAMPPKGQQLEDHYFGAIPNRVLEFMQEVEEELYLLGIPAKTRHNEVAPHQFEIAPIFERANIAADHNLLVMEVMRRVAERKGFALLMHEKPFAGINGSGKHNNWSIGTAEGMNLLEPGDTPESNIQFLVFLVAVLKGVYKRAGVLRASIASIGNDHRLGANEAPPAVVTVFLGELLEKVLDAIESGKVDFATEKQVLNLGLAHLPVLNKDYTDRNRTSPFAFTGNKFEFRAVGSSQPISVPNMVLNTLMAEAMDELADEIQSKIDSGVDKDAAIQEVLRAEIAATKPVRYQGDNYSENLQQAAADRALPNLKNTPQAMRVLRDSDTREMFVKYSVLSQEELDARLNTRLERYVKGIDIEARTLQLMLKTFVIPNVSEYQGEIAISFNALVDAAERVGVSGKTLKSQGGHLKELAESLGAVIDLTAELDAVIEKMDTLEEGFDMADYSADVVLPAMDKVREVADKLEFMVDRDKWELPTYSEMLFEH
- a CDS encoding Lrp/AsnC family transcriptional regulator; this encodes MSGHIDLIDLKIVEALGDNGRIRLSELAEIVGLSIPSVSERLDKLQKKGIIKKFTTQVDERRLGFDIQAFVWARVDSSKHYKSFMEHVLREEEIMECYAVTGEGSHILRVMTHNTESLEQLLSRVQSWPGVLGTNTSFVLSQIKRNTKISSDIVRRNLQDRQVLAVFDEKKSRK